The following proteins come from a genomic window of Rutidosis leptorrhynchoides isolate AG116_Rl617_1_P2 chromosome 10, CSIRO_AGI_Rlap_v1, whole genome shotgun sequence:
- the LOC139870653 gene encoding uncharacterized protein has product MPEEILLQERVAKSFPDPQPLGENSRRDRSKFCDFHDDYGHDTNRCRDLAKLIVEVYEQGKLDHLIAQGATSTANAIILPAETNAPQVPNVAERKAPTVKNLGVKMVSKKENQRGIQVINVVEVQGEMSVLQISEQIVNWKCPSITFPPASLTAVVDKPVVVSCRIANTGIIIMKVHVNTGSSVDVMYEQCFGKLPANIQDLMKPTAVSLTGFSGKSTWPIGQLELQIELVDDCDESLRRQASLNLYIMRNQSRFNMILERTALRILAQFLLLYMAWLNFLLIRELAH; this is encoded by the coding sequence ATGCCTGAGGAAATTTTGCTACAGGAAAGAGTcgctaagtcttttcctgatccgcaaCCTTTAGGGGAGAATAGCAGGCGAGATAGGTCTAAATTTTGTGAtttccatgatgattatggtcatgacaccaatcgttgcAGAGATTTGGCGAAACTGATCGTGGAGGTGTATGAGCAAGGCAAGTTAGATCATTTGATCGCGCAGGGTGCTACAAGTACTGCGAACGCGATTATATTGCCTGCAGAAACCAATGCTCCACAAGTGCCAAATGTAGCTGAGCGAAAAGCTCCCACGGTAAAAAATCTTGGGGTGAAAATGGTAAGtaagaaagaaaatcagcgcggaattCAGGTCATTAATGTGGTGGAAGTGCAAGGCGAAATGTCGGTACTTCAAATATCTGAACAAATTGTAAACTGGAAATGTCCTTCTATTACTTTTCCTCCTGCAAGTCTGACTGCGGTTGTTGACAAACCAGTAGTAGTTTCATGCCGCATTGCAAATACCGGCATTATAATTATGAAGGTACATGTTaacactggtagcagtgtagatgTTATGTATGAACAGTGTTTTGGCAAATTGCCTGCAAATATTCAagatttgatgaaacctactgcggtttcacttaCTGGATTTTCAGGAAAGTCAACTTGGCCTATAGGTCAGTTGGAATTGCAAATTGAGCTGGTTGATGATTGtgatgagtcgctaaggcgccaagcttCATTGAATCTttacataatgcgaaatcaatcgcgattcaatatgatTCTTGAGCGCACTGCTTTGCGCATTTTGGCGCAATTCCTTCTACTATACATGGCATGGTTGAATTTTCTGCTAATAAGGGAGTTGGCACACTAA
- the LOC139870654 gene encoding uncharacterized protein, with protein sequence MPEVSGQMAKWAVELGEHEINFSSRSAVKGQIFADYLVELPADVEASSKHHEIPALILTPWELYTDDACSAEGAGAGVILTGPGGEEHSYALRFNFTVTNNEGEYEALLAGMRITQKLEIKILHAYVDSKLVCSQINGDFEAHDEAMRQYLSPVHNLADQFEAFQVSHVMRGQNKKANALSKLDALAFNHLGKRGLIEELHAKSIVMMPLVAPVKESSSTWMTPIIAFLKDGTVPADSADAKKVVTKAPIDNGTQITGNPFHSWCEELNIKQTFTSVAHPQANGQCEVTNRDIVAGIKARLGHCRIGWVDELPKVLWENRTTPKPSTGETLFSLVYGTEAVVPTEIGNDASHAEDTGKLGPRWEGPYRVVGASNTRAYPLATLDGKPVKRT encoded by the exons atgCCCGAGGTTTCTGGCcaaatggctaaatgggcagtcgAGTTAGGAGAgcacgaaataaatttttcttcgcgaagcgcggttaaAGGTCAAATATTTGCTGATTACCTAGTAGAATTGCCTGCGGATGTTGAAGCGTCATCTAAACATCATGAAATACCCGCACTAATTTTAACACCATGGGAATTATACACGGATGATGCCTGTAGCGCAGAAGGTGCGGGTGCGGGAGTAATTTTAACTGGCCCAGGTGGTGAAGAGCATTCATATGCGTTACGATTTAATTTTACAGTCACAAACAATGAAGGGGAATATGAGGCTTTGCTAGCAGGTATGCGAATCACGCAGAAACTTGAAATTAAAATACTACACGCCTATGTAGATTCTAAACTGGTATGCAGTCAAATTAATGGCGATTTCGAAGCACACGATGAAGCCATGCGGCAATATCTTTCGCCAGTACACAATCTCGCAGATCAGTTCGAGGCTTTTCAAGTCTCTCACGTTATGCgagggcaaaataagaaagcgaatgcgcttagcaaattggatGCGTTAGCCTTTAATCATCTGGGCAAAAGAGGTCTCATAGAAGAACTACATGCGAAAtctattgttatgatgcctttagtggcacctgtcAAAGAATCAAGTTCGACATGGATGACACCTATCATTGCTTTCCTAAAGGATGGCACAGTGCCTGCGGACTCCGCTGACGCAAAGAAGGTCGTGACCAAAGCACcaat cgataacggcACGCAAATTACGGGAAATCCTTTTCACAGTTGGTGCGAAGAACTTAACATTAAACAAACTTTCACATCTGTGGCGCATCCGCAAGCAAATggtcagtgcgaagtcaccaaccgggatatagtggccGGAATAAAAGCAAGGCTTGGGCACTGTCGCattggttgggtagatgaattgcCAAAGGTGCTGTGGGAAAATCGCACAACACCTAAACCAAGCACTGGTGAGACTTTGTTTAGTTTGGTATATGGTACAGAAGCTGTTGTACCtacagaaattggg aatgacgcaagtcatgcggaagatactgggaaGCTGGGCCCTcgatgggaaggtccatacagggtagtgGGAGCAAGCAACACCAGGGCGTACCCTCTGGCTACGTTAGATgggaaacctgtgaaacgcacctgA